Proteins encoded in a region of the Clostridium beijerinckii genome:
- a CDS encoding LytR/AlgR family response regulator transcription factor: MYSIIIVEDDSIQRDILKRMILSVCDFVEIYEADSEMSALEIILNNDINMFLIDISLKQSSGLDLAMKIRSIAKYEFRQIIFLTTHMEYITQAFKQTHCYDYIVKPYDKNDVQAMLNKIILNETSDLNNKVDNYSKEKDKEIVITLKNGVYVGIKVNDIIFIEVDGKNCDINTYNGVYTAYNISLKKILQLIDSNYIVQSHRAFAINTNYIYKIEKLDVKLSEVYFNECSKTAFLGYKFKNSIMSEFKKGKVIIC; encoded by the coding sequence TTGTATTCTATTATTATAGTAGAGGATGATTCTATACAAAGAGACATTTTAAAGAGAATGATATTATCTGTATGTGACTTTGTAGAAATTTATGAGGCTGATAGCGAGATGTCAGCATTAGAAATAATTTTGAATAATGATATTAATATGTTTTTAATAGACATCAGTTTAAAACAATCTTCAGGATTGGATCTTGCTATGAAGATTAGAAGCATAGCTAAATACGAATTTAGGCAAATCATATTTTTAACAACACACATGGAATATATAACCCAAGCATTTAAACAAACCCATTGTTATGACTATATTGTAAAACCATATGATAAAAATGATGTACAAGCTATGTTGAATAAGATTATTCTTAATGAAACAAGTGATTTGAATAACAAAGTTGATAATTATAGCAAGGAAAAAGATAAAGAGATTGTAATCACATTAAAAAATGGCGTGTACGTTGGAATAAAGGTAAATGATATTATATTTATAGAAGTTGATGGTAAAAACTGCGATATTAATACTTACAATGGAGTTTATACTGCATATAACATAAGTTTAAAAAAAATATTGCAGTTAATTGATAGCAATTATATAGTTCAAAGCCATAGAGCATTTGCAATAAACACGAATTATATATACAAAATAGAAAAACTAGACGTTAAACTTAGTGAAGTATATTTTAATGAATGCAGCAAGACAGCATTTTTAGGATACAAATTTAAAAATAGCATTATGTCTGAATTTAAAAAAGGAAAAGTGATAATATGTTAA
- a CDS encoding tetratricopeptide repeat protein: MVNFEMEIKKINPINIKEMELNRYKINNDIKKSIILYNSAIGEIKKSNFELAVNDLKKALSYNKGFSDAIKLIGLCYVSMKQYRNAEKVFKKLKKYAIYDSLANDYIQSLKIKSSRGRNVNNMEVINHINSDIWNEYSTKPKRSTGKIIMVILSTLIIMGGIVMNYFYPKFIQIAIAKVPIETQEFLHKLSINNKLIVKQEEVDKDQNKVDDSLEENMVNLESSEKAKIDSEDQKIKSDSYKDSIVGMLNDAEKSIGDGKYEMAAEDLINLKNENFDNDTKVKYDKLWQDLKISGIWPIYNDGNKLYKQKKYAEALPKLKMTSQIDSDIDIMPWLMYQIGTCYKETNDYSNALTYFRQVKDKYPKTEYASYADYSIKEMGN, encoded by the coding sequence TTGGTTAATTTTGAGATGGAGATTAAAAAAATAAATCCAATCAATATAAAGGAAATGGAATTGAATAGATATAAGATTAATAATGACATTAAGAAATCCATTATTCTATATAATTCGGCAATAGGAGAAATAAAAAAAAGCAACTTTGAGTTGGCTGTAAATGATTTGAAAAAAGCTTTATCTTATAATAAGGGGTTCTCAGATGCAATTAAGCTTATTGGATTGTGCTATGTTAGCATGAAGCAATATAGAAATGCAGAAAAGGTCTTTAAGAAACTCAAAAAATACGCTATATACGATAGTTTAGCAAATGATTATATACAAAGCCTAAAAATAAAATCATCTAGAGGAAGAAATGTAAATAATATGGAGGTTATAAATCATATTAATAGTGATATATGGAATGAGTACTCTACAAAACCAAAGCGTTCGACAGGGAAAATAATTATGGTTATATTAAGCACATTAATCATTATGGGCGGTATTGTAATGAATTATTTTTATCCAAAGTTTATTCAGATAGCAATAGCGAAGGTTCCTATCGAAACTCAAGAATTTTTGCATAAGCTTAGTATAAATAATAAACTAATAGTAAAGCAAGAGGAAGTTGATAAAGATCAGAACAAAGTAGATGATTCGTTAGAAGAGAACATGGTAAATCTTGAAAGTAGTGAGAAAGCTAAAATAGATTCAGAAGATCAGAAAATAAAAAGCGATAGCTATAAAGATAGTATCGTGGGTATGCTAAATGATGCTGAGAAATCAATTGGAGATGGAAAATATGAAATGGCAGCTGAGGATTTAATAAATTTGAAGAATGAAAATTTTGATAATGATACGAAAGTGAAGTATGATAAATTGTGGCAAGATTTAAAAATAAGTGGAATCTGGCCTATATACAATGATGGAAATAAGCTATATAAACAAAAAAAGTATGCGGAAGCACTTCCTAAATTAAAAATGACTTCACAAATTGATTCTGACATAGATATTATGCCTTGGTTAATGTATCAAATAGGAACATGCTATAAAGAGACAAATGATTATTCAAATGCTCTTACATATTTTAGGCAGGTAAAAGATAAATATCCCAAAACTGAGTATGCTTCATATGCAGATTATAGTATAAAGGAAATGGGCAATTAG
- a CDS encoding FAD-dependent oxidoreductase, giving the protein MIDFDYRGLTGDIITKEEFSYEEERKAWNRAIEKYPLAIVYCHTNDDIINAITWAKLHSVEIRIRSGRHHYEGYSIGNDALVIDISKMNAIIVDEEIGIVKIQGGVRNRELYEVLGELGYPFPGGGCPTVGVSGLTLGGGWGYSNRLLGLASDNLLEIELIDYKGERIVATDKSNTDLFWALRGAGGGNFGVVTSMIFKLPEKIKMATLIDIDYIGADDHEILDIFETWTHLYMSLNKRVNLKMGIYNSKIKGRGVRITGILYGTREEADVILGDFKNISKKGVFDFNYTSVLDVNRRIQDSHPPYEKYKSAGRFVYKDYSRSEMKKIIELVEERAKGAVYAAVSLYGLGGAIMEKDKNDTAFYYRDAKFIMGLQSVWEEAECAPMNIEWVKEKLEYINSITTGSYINFPCADIEEYEKEYYGENLEKLREVKLKYDPYEVFKFPQGIRIGIRQNLN; this is encoded by the coding sequence TTGATAGATTTTGATTACAGAGGATTGACCGGAGATATCATTACAAAAGAGGAATTTAGTTATGAAGAAGAACGAAAAGCTTGGAATAGAGCTATAGAAAAATATCCATTAGCAATTGTATATTGCCATACTAATGATGATATCATAAATGCAATAACTTGGGCTAAATTGCATTCAGTAGAAATTAGAATAAGGTCAGGCAGACATCACTACGAGGGATATTCAATAGGGAATGATGCTTTGGTCATTGATATTAGTAAAATGAATGCGATTATTGTAGATGAAGAAATAGGAATAGTAAAAATACAAGGCGGAGTTAGGAATAGGGAACTTTACGAGGTTTTGGGAGAACTAGGCTATCCATTTCCAGGAGGAGGATGTCCAACGGTTGGGGTTTCTGGACTAACTTTAGGCGGCGGATGGGGTTATTCAAATAGATTACTTGGATTAGCCTCTGATAACTTACTTGAAATTGAATTGATAGACTATAAGGGGGAAAGAATAGTTGCTACAGATAAATCTAATACAGACTTGTTTTGGGCTTTAAGAGGTGCTGGTGGAGGAAATTTTGGAGTAGTTACTAGCATGATATTTAAACTTCCTGAGAAAATTAAGATGGCAACTTTAATAGATATAGATTATATAGGTGCTGATGATCATGAGATATTAGATATATTTGAGACTTGGACACATTTATATATGAGTTTAAATAAAAGAGTTAATTTAAAGATGGGGATATATAATTCAAAAATAAAAGGAAGAGGAGTCAGAATTACAGGAATATTATATGGTACCAGAGAAGAGGCAGATGTAATTTTAGGCGACTTTAAGAATATTTCTAAAAAAGGAGTATTTGATTTTAACTATACTTCAGTCTTAGATGTAAATAGAAGAATTCAAGATAGTCATCCTCCATATGAAAAATATAAATCGGCAGGAAGATTCGTATATAAGGATTATAGTAGAAGTGAAATGAAAAAAATCATAGAACTTGTTGAAGAGAGGGCTAAAGGTGCAGTATATGCAGCTGTTTCTCTATATGGATTAGGTGGAGCAATTATGGAAAAAGATAAAAATGATACAGCTTTTTATTATAGAGATGCGAAATTTATAATGGGACTTCAATCTGTTTGGGAAGAAGCTGAATGTGCACCTATGAATATAGAATGGGTTAAAGAAAAGCTTGAATACATAAATAGTATAACAACAGGTTCATATATTAATTTTCCATGTGCAGATATTGAGGAATATGAAAAAGAGTATTATGGCGAAAATTTAGAGAAATTAAGAGAAGTTAAATTGAAATATGATCCGTATGAGGTGTTTAAGTTTCCTCAAGGAATACGAATTGGAATCAGGCAAAATTTAAATTAA
- a CDS encoding DUF2167 domain-containing protein: MLKKILRTLAALTIFTFIPIISYAYDSIGVPGINWTKGSKTVNVGTDLAKLNLPSEYIFADGEDTKELMAAVKPKLENIIKNYAYKEGKIYSGYIKGDKVAEVGLAALIVGGTVSKTGLLNKILIIFKKAWIFVLAGIVGLFGKVIRVFRKKPYIHDETELNSDKILFKENSEADIRG; this comes from the coding sequence ATGTTGAAAAAAATATTAAGAACATTAGCAGCTTTAACTATATTTACGTTTATTCCAATTATCTCATATGCTTATGATTCAATAGGTGTTCCAGGAATAAATTGGACTAAAGGTTCGAAGACTGTAAATGTAGGAACTGACTTAGCGAAATTAAATCTGCCTAGTGAGTACATTTTTGCGGATGGAGAAGATACAAAGGAATTAATGGCAGCAGTTAAACCTAAGTTAGAAAATATTATTAAAAATTATGCTTATAAAGAAGGAAAAATATACTCAGGCTACATAAAAGGTGATAAAGTAGCGGAAGTAGGATTGGCAGCACTAATTGTTGGAGGTACAGTGTCTAAGACAGGTTTGCTTAACAAAATACTAATAATATTTAAGAAAGCATGGATATTTGTTTTAGCCGGTATAGTAGGTCTATTTGGTAAAGTGATAAGGGTATTTAGGAAAAAGCCATATATACATGATGAAACTGAATTGAATTCGGATAAAATTTTATTTAAAGAAAATTCTGAAGCAGATATAAGAGGTTGA
- a CDS encoding amino acid permease, whose product MDQLKSENQNLSRGLKNRHVQLLAIGGAIGTGLFLGSGRSIHLAGPSILFAYMITGIICFFIMRALGELLLSNLNYHSFVDFVYDYLGERAAFITGWTYWFCWISLAMADVTAAGLYIQYWFPNVAQWVPSLIILIVLLIMNLTAVKLFGEMEFWFALIKVVAILALIIIGIFMVIKGFSTDAGAASFTNLWSHGGLFPKGATGFILSFQMVVFAFTGIELVGLTAGETEDPERVIPKAINNIPIRIIIFYVGALFIIMSIYPWTSINPDKSPFVQVFSAVGIAAAASIVNFVVLTSAASACNSGIFSTSRMVYSLAKEGNAPESMNKLTSNQVPANSTMFSAIVILISVILNYIMPEGVFVLITSISTFCFIFIWAIIVVCHLKYRKTNPELAAKNKFKMPLYPIMNYIILAFLAFVIITLAFNNETRVALFVTPVWFIMLWLIHKGLKSKAETKEVVKRNLA is encoded by the coding sequence ATGGATCAATTAAAATCAGAAAATCAAAACTTATCAAGAGGACTAAAAAATCGTCATGTTCAATTACTCGCAATTGGAGGAGCAATCGGTACTGGATTATTCCTTGGTTCAGGAAGGTCTATTCACTTAGCAGGACCATCTATATTGTTTGCGTATATGATAACAGGAATAATTTGTTTTTTTATTATGCGTGCCCTTGGGGAATTATTACTTTCTAATTTAAACTATCATTCATTTGTAGATTTTGTATATGATTATTTAGGAGAGAGAGCAGCATTTATTACTGGATGGACTTACTGGTTTTGTTGGATTTCACTTGCGATGGCGGATGTAACTGCTGCAGGTCTTTATATACAATACTGGTTCCCGAATGTAGCTCAATGGGTTCCAAGTCTTATAATTCTTATCGTTTTATTGATTATGAACCTTACAGCAGTAAAGTTATTCGGCGAAATGGAGTTCTGGTTTGCTTTAATTAAAGTTGTTGCAATTTTAGCTCTAATTATAATAGGTATATTTATGGTTATTAAAGGATTTTCTACAGATGCTGGTGCAGCTAGCTTTACAAATCTTTGGAGTCATGGCGGATTGTTTCCAAAGGGTGCAACTGGATTTATTCTTTCATTCCAAATGGTTGTGTTTGCTTTTACTGGAATTGAATTAGTAGGACTTACAGCTGGTGAAACAGAAGATCCAGAACGTGTTATTCCAAAGGCTATTAATAATATTCCGATTAGAATTATTATTTTCTATGTTGGAGCACTTTTTATTATCATGAGCATATATCCATGGACTTCAATTAATCCGGATAAAAGTCCATTTGTTCAAGTGTTTTCAGCAGTGGGAATTGCTGCAGCAGCAAGTATTGTAAATTTCGTTGTATTAACATCAGCTGCTTCTGCATGTAACAGCGGCATCTTCAGTACAAGCCGTATGGTTTATTCTCTTGCAAAAGAAGGTAATGCGCCAGAGTCGATGAATAAATTAACTTCTAATCAAGTACCTGCTAATTCCACAATGTTTTCAGCAATTGTTATCTTGATTTCAGTTATTTTGAATTACATTATGCCAGAAGGAGTATTTGTTCTAATTACAAGTATATCAACATTTTGTTTTATCTTTATTTGGGCAATTATTGTTGTTTGCCATTTGAAATATCGCAAAACTAATCCTGAACTTGCAGCTAAGAACAAATTTAAAATGCCACTTTACCCAATTATGAACTATATAATCCTAGCATTTTTAGCTTTTGTTATAATTACATTAGCATTTAATAATGAAACTCGTGTAGCTCTATTTGTAACACCTGTATGGTTCATTATGCTTTGGTTGATTCATAAAGGACTTAAATCAAAAGCAGAAACAAAAGAAGTTGTTAAAAGAAATTTGGCATAA
- the mgrA gene encoding L-glyceraldehyde 3-phosphate reductase has product MKYQASKNRYNEMKYSKCGESGLKLPMISFGLWHNFGSNADYNNMKELCFTAFNNGITHFDLANNYGPVPGSAEENFGRILRDDLATYRDELLISTKAGYKMWEGPYGDWGSRKYILASLDQSLKRMGLEYVDIFYHHRMDPDTPLEESMMALDTAVKSGKALYAGISNYNGETMKKAAAILNELKCPFIINQNRYSIFDRTIENNGLKRAAKESGKGIIAFSPLAQGTLTDKYLNGIPDDSRIKVDGRFLKQDILTEKKLDQIRRLNNIALNRGQTLAQMALSWVLKDSEVTSVLIGASKPSQIIENVGIVHKIEFTDEELRMIDEISAN; this is encoded by the coding sequence ATGAAATATCAAGCATCAAAAAATAGATATAATGAGATGAAGTATAGTAAATGTGGGGAAAGTGGTTTAAAGCTTCCTATGATATCCTTTGGCCTTTGGCATAATTTTGGAAGCAATGCAGATTATAATAACATGAAAGAATTATGTTTTACTGCTTTTAATAATGGTATAACTCATTTTGATTTAGCAAACAACTATGGGCCAGTTCCGGGAAGTGCAGAAGAAAATTTTGGACGTATTTTAAGAGACGATTTAGCGACATATCGTGATGAATTATTAATTAGTACAAAAGCAGGTTATAAGATGTGGGAAGGGCCTTATGGAGACTGGGGAAGTCGTAAATATATATTAGCGAGTTTGGATCAGAGTTTAAAGCGTATGGGATTGGAATATGTAGATATATTCTATCATCATCGAATGGATCCTGATACTCCATTAGAAGAATCTATGATGGCTCTTGATACAGCTGTAAAAAGTGGAAAAGCACTTTATGCAGGAATTTCGAATTATAATGGAGAGACAATGAAAAAGGCAGCTGCAATTTTAAATGAGTTAAAATGTCCATTTATAATTAATCAAAATAGATACTCTATATTTGATAGAACTATTGAAAACAATGGACTTAAAAGAGCAGCAAAGGAAAGTGGAAAAGGAATTATAGCATTTAGTCCCTTGGCACAAGGAACATTAACAGATAAGTATTTAAATGGAATTCCAGACGATAGCAGAATAAAAGTAGATGGAAGGTTCTTGAAACAAGATATATTGACAGAGAAGAAATTAGATCAAATTAGGAGATTAAATAATATTGCTTTGAATAGAGGGCAAACTCTTGCTCAAATGGCACTTAGCTGGGTATTAAAAGATTCAGAAGTAACAAGTGTACTTATAGGAGCATCAAAACCATCGCAAATTATTGAAAATGTGGGTATAGTTCATAAGATTGAATTCACAGATGAAGAGCTAAGGATGATTGATGAAATAAGTGCTAACTAG
- a CDS encoding transglutaminase domain-containing protein yields MKSLRLRNIIICTLVAASITALTPIGVSAEWKSNYKGWWYTEGNSYAIGWRKIDGFWYYFYQNGYMAQNTTIDGYYLNSRGVWIDSVNTLIGQEILKNVSIQNPSFYIECPSSGVDINNLENIIKDEISKLKITNSYEMFNVSDYDVTMTSDGSGNIGIQVKCNYKMTAGMEADLDSKVRSIVAQIAPDSMSQPDKERAIHDWIINNTKYDQSLTIYDPYNTLIKHTGVCEGYSLLAQKMFTVAGIKSMVVEGTADGQAHAWNLVYINNKWRHVDCTWDDPVSNYGDVIQYDYYNLTDQEISADHSWDTSVYPNAN; encoded by the coding sequence ATGAAAAGTCTAAGATTAAGAAATATCATTATTTGTACATTGGTTGCAGCGTCGATTACAGCGCTAACCCCAATAGGAGTTTCAGCAGAATGGAAATCTAATTATAAGGGCTGGTGGTATACAGAAGGTAATTCATATGCCATTGGATGGAGAAAGATAGATGGCTTTTGGTATTATTTCTACCAAAATGGATATATGGCACAGAATACTACTATTGATGGATATTACTTGAATTCTAGAGGAGTGTGGATTGACTCAGTAAATACATTAATAGGACAAGAAATATTAAAGAATGTCAGTATTCAAAATCCATCATTTTATATAGAGTGTCCAAGTAGTGGTGTGGATATTAACAACCTAGAAAATATTATTAAAGATGAAATAAGTAAGTTGAAAATCACTAACTCTTATGAAATGTTTAATGTATCTGATTACGATGTAACCATGACAAGTGATGGATCAGGTAATATTGGAATACAGGTTAAATGCAATTATAAAATGACAGCAGGAATGGAAGCAGATTTGGATTCGAAAGTGAGATCTATAGTTGCACAGATTGCTCCAGATAGCATGAGTCAGCCAGACAAAGAACGTGCGATACATGATTGGATAATAAATAATACAAAATATGATCAATCTTTAACTATATATGATCCCTATAATACTCTAATTAAACATACTGGAGTCTGCGAGGGATATTCTCTTTTAGCTCAAAAAATGTTTACTGTTGCAGGAATTAAATCAATGGTTGTAGAGGGTACTGCTGATGGACAGGCCCATGCATGGAACTTGGTTTATATAAATAACAAATGGCGTCATGTGGACTGTACGTGGGATGATCCTGTATCTAATTACGGTGATGTTATACAATACGACTATTATAACTTAACAGACCAAGAAATAAGTGCAGATCATTCATGGGATACTTCAGTTTATCCAAATGCTAATTAG
- a CDS encoding ABC transporter ATP-binding protein, whose product MIDTILEVDRIRKKYVIEKSFLGREKIVLDAVNDISFSIKKGECFALVGESGCGKSTTARTILKLIDADGGKVIFEDKTLFDVENKKSISNKEMCRLRKDMQIIFQDPFASLDKRMKVGQIIAEGIKKHRLIHGKDAFNIAEEYLRICGMDKEAINRYPHEFSGGQRQRIGIARALAVQPKFVVADEPVAALDVSIQAQIINLLNELKTRYLLTFLFISHDLGVVKYFCDRIAVMYLGNIVELAEKKDLFDNPMHPYTKMLLESMPVSHPKLRKQRLSIKESEITLKDRENGCKFCNRCVYAYERCKNEIPVFKEIEGEHFIACHLYD is encoded by the coding sequence TTGATTGACACCATTTTAGAGGTAGATCGGATTAGAAAGAAATATGTAATTGAAAAAAGCTTTTTGGGAAGAGAAAAGATTGTTTTAGATGCGGTAAATGATATTTCATTCTCAATAAAAAAGGGAGAATGTTTTGCGTTGGTAGGAGAATCAGGATGTGGAAAGTCTACAACAGCCAGAACTATATTGAAATTAATAGATGCTGATGGTGGAAAAGTAATATTTGAAGATAAGACTTTATTTGATGTTGAAAATAAGAAATCAATTAGTAACAAAGAAATGTGCAGATTAAGAAAAGATATGCAGATTATTTTTCAAGATCCATTTGCTAGTTTAGATAAAAGAATGAAAGTTGGACAAATTATAGCAGAAGGAATTAAGAAACATAGATTGATACATGGGAAAGATGCATTTAATATAGCAGAAGAATACTTAAGGATTTGTGGTATGGATAAAGAAGCTATAAATCGATATCCTCATGAATTTAGTGGTGGTCAACGTCAACGAATAGGAATTGCTAGGGCTTTGGCTGTTCAGCCTAAATTTGTGGTTGCAGACGAACCAGTAGCTGCATTAGATGTTTCTATTCAAGCACAGATTATAAATTTACTGAATGAATTAAAAACACGATATCTACTAACTTTTTTGTTTATATCTCATGACTTAGGCGTTGTAAAATATTTCTGTGATAGAATTGCAGTTATGTATTTAGGGAACATTGTTGAGTTAGCTGAAAAAAAAGATTTATTTGATAATCCGATGCATCCATATACAAAAATGTTACTTGAATCTATGCCGGTTAGTCATCCAAAATTGCGAAAGCAGAGGCTTAGTATAAAAGAATCAGAGATAACATTGAAAGATAGAGAAAATGGGTGTAAATTTTGCAATCGCTGCGTATATGCATATGAGCGATGCAAAAATGAAATTCCTGTTTTTAAAGAAATTGAAGGTGAGCATTTTATTGCATGTCACTTATATGATTGA
- a CDS encoding ABC transporter ATP-binding protein: MDKQILRINNLSVSFGEGKDKVIAVDDVSFAFEKGRILGIIGESGCGKSTLALSIMGLLPDKISKIENGEILFNGNDLSKFTEKQFEYFRGNEISMIFQEPMTSLNPVFKIGRQIAEPLKIHKSLYGRALKEKVIEILRAVHIPNPEKVYNSYPHNLSGGMRQRVMIAMALSCEPEILIADEPTTALDVTIQAQILFLLKELNNKVKISILFITHDLSVVAEVCDEVMVLYGGKVVEQCNVYELFDNARHPYTLGLLESQPHRCESGKPLKSIEGIVPSLSDMPSGCRFSNRCSKKFCVKCESEIPPLFNIRDNHKVACWLYEEGKDFD; encoded by the coding sequence ATGGATAAACAAATTCTCCGTATTAATAATCTATCTGTTAGTTTTGGGGAAGGAAAAGATAAAGTAATAGCTGTAGATGATGTAAGCTTTGCTTTTGAGAAGGGCAGAATATTAGGAATTATTGGGGAATCTGGTTGTGGTAAGAGTACTTTAGCTTTATCTATCATGGGACTGCTACCAGATAAGATAAGTAAGATTGAAAATGGAGAAATATTATTTAATGGAAATGATTTAAGTAAGTTTACAGAAAAACAATTTGAATATTTTCGTGGAAATGAAATATCTATGATATTTCAAGAACCAATGACTTCGTTAAATCCAGTATTTAAAATAGGAAGGCAAATAGCAGAGCCGCTAAAGATACATAAAAGTTTGTATGGGAGAGCACTTAAGGAGAAGGTAATTGAGATTCTTAGAGCAGTCCATATTCCAAATCCAGAAAAAGTTTATAATTCTTATCCACACAACTTGAGTGGAGGGATGCGTCAGAGAGTAATGATTGCAATGGCTCTAAGCTGTGAACCAGAAATATTAATCGCAGATGAACCTACAACAGCGCTAGATGTAACTATTCAGGCTCAAATTCTATTTCTATTAAAAGAATTAAATAATAAAGTTAAAATATCTATTTTGTTTATTACCCATGATTTATCGGTAGTTGCTGAAGTCTGTGATGAAGTTATGGTATTGTACGGAGGAAAGGTGGTTGAGCAATGTAATGTATATGAGTTATTCGATAATGCTAGACATCCTTATACTCTTGGATTATTGGAGTCACAACCGCATAGGTGTGAAAGTGGAAAACCTCTAAAAAGTATTGAAGGAATAGTACCATCTTTATCAGATATGCCCTCAGGGTGCCGATTTAGTAATAGATGTTCTAAAAAGTTTTGTGTAAAATGCGAAAGCGAAATTCCACCATTATTTAATATTAGAGATAATCATAAAGTAGCATGTTGGTTATATGAGGAGGGAAAGGATTTTGATTGA
- the opp4C gene encoding oligopeptide ABC transporter permease yields MLKHAILTRFLKNKLAAIGFCLLSIFVLAAIFAPFLSSYGRDSIDLMNIESQPSLRHLFGTDELGRDVFTRLLYGGRISLGIAVSATVLQLLIGVTLGCISGFYGGWIDNAIMRIVDTIMCFPFFVIAITVAALAGPSVWNVILIIGLLQWTGVARIVRAEILSIKQSVFIEAARAMGLNGFEIIINHLLPNTLSPVIVNATLAVAQGILMEAGLSFLGLGVKQPEPSWGNILSAAQSMRVLQYEWWFWIPAGVLVFLSVLSINFVGDGLRDALDPKMNIGSVKNI; encoded by the coding sequence GTGCTAAAACATGCAATTTTAACGAGGTTTCTAAAGAATAAGCTGGCCGCAATTGGCTTTTGTCTTTTAAGTATATTTGTATTAGCAGCGATTTTTGCACCCTTTTTGTCAAGTTATGGGAGAGACTCGATAGATTTAATGAATATAGAAAGTCAACCAAGCTTAAGGCATTTATTTGGAACAGATGAACTTGGAAGAGATGTATTTACTAGATTATTATATGGTGGACGTATTTCATTGGGGATTGCAGTAAGTGCAACTGTTTTGCAGCTGCTAATAGGAGTTACGTTAGGCTGCATCAGCGGATTTTATGGAGGCTGGATTGATAATGCAATCATGCGTATAGTCGATACAATTATGTGTTTTCCTTTCTTTGTGATAGCAATTACAGTTGCTGCGCTAGCTGGACCTAGTGTTTGGAACGTAATTTTGATTATAGGTCTTTTACAATGGACGGGAGTTGCTAGAATTGTAAGAGCTGAAATTCTTTCTATTAAACAAAGTGTATTTATTGAAGCTGCACGAGCTATGGGGCTTAACGGTTTTGAGATTATTATTAATCATTTGCTACCCAATACATTATCACCGGTTATAGTGAATGCTACGTTAGCTGTTGCACAAGGGATTTTAATGGAAGCTGGTTTAAGCTTCTTAGGATTAGGAGTAAAACAGCCTGAGCCAAGCTGGGGGAATATATTATCAGCAGCTCAAAGTATGCGTGTATTGCAATACGAATGGTGGTTTTGGATTCCGGCAGGAGTATTGGTATTTTTATCAGTTCTATCAATTAATTTTGTAGGGGATGGACTTAGGGATGCTCTTGATCCCAAAATGAATATAGGTAGTGTAAAAAATATATGA